A genomic window from Serratia liquefaciens includes:
- a CDS encoding sugar glycosyltransferase: MGSFLKQVYRYSHSRPYRHNENLWPYVKIERADSGEIAELHYKKQTVPIVTLSALKDSCKGPILLTATGPSVNSVRFSELPEMPAIGVNGAFSLSQKVNFRFYVIVDMGFIDRRPDIIESIIQAPDLILFTTVHGVAKIIDYFTLAGVKCRFSVVEDATCKIYSPQIPLSALWDHYHKDRSVFFSPGNKTIAFSHDIRHGVFDAGTVVYWAFQIIAFLGFKQLFIAGLDMNNFHLPRFYETPENKLPTFLPEKVDDLIIPAFSHAGERMKMRKMVIRNFSLSSAIDTGIFEKVDSNDFFKNG, translated from the coding sequence ATGGGCAGTTTTCTTAAGCAGGTGTATCGCTATTCTCATTCACGGCCTTATCGACACAATGAAAATCTCTGGCCTTACGTAAAAATCGAACGTGCAGACAGCGGTGAGATTGCCGAATTACATTATAAAAAGCAGACTGTTCCTATAGTGACGTTGTCAGCGCTTAAAGACAGCTGCAAGGGGCCGATATTGTTGACCGCGACGGGACCGTCGGTGAACTCCGTTCGCTTTAGTGAACTGCCTGAGATGCCGGCGATAGGGGTCAATGGGGCTTTTAGCCTGAGCCAGAAGGTCAACTTTCGGTTTTATGTGATTGTCGATATGGGGTTTATCGATCGGCGGCCGGATATTATAGAAAGCATTATTCAGGCACCGGATTTAATCCTTTTCACTACGGTTCACGGCGTGGCGAAAATCATCGATTACTTCACTCTGGCGGGCGTGAAATGCCGGTTTTCAGTGGTCGAGGACGCAACCTGCAAAATTTACAGTCCCCAAATTCCTCTCTCGGCATTGTGGGATCATTATCACAAAGATCGCAGCGTTTTTTTCTCGCCTGGCAATAAAACCATCGCTTTCAGCCACGATATTCGGCACGGGGTTTTTGATGCCGGCACGGTAGTGTATTGGGCTTTTCAGATCATTGCCTTTCTGGGATTTAAACAGCTCTTTATTGCCGGTCTGGATATGAATAATTTCCATTTGCCGCGCTTTTATGAAACTCCCGAAAATAAACTGCCGACATTTTTGCCGGAGAAGGTCGACGACCTGATTATTCCGGCCTTTAGCCATGCCGGAGAAAGAATGAAAATGAGAAAAATGGTGATTAGAAACTTTTCATTAAGCAGTGCAATAGATACCGGTATTTTTGAAAAGGTTGATAGTAATGATTTTTTCAAAAACGGTTGA
- a CDS encoding phage exclusion protein Lit family protein, whose protein sequence is MKTLNFSLFFIIFILNVISTSAAMEQQKSQDELLQETQDAGQRTLQRLMNDYHSEVFNLEPELYQDRAVKVAAYADFNVLSDVKNKKILFPLAFIFEIMLQAKALMQVYDEKIDMTLYQNYLQYLESRTKKSLEMKKEIPIEEFWFWAKLTPPCCKNKEDEVNYRNTLDKIMLDAMAFPLAHEIGHIVLGHRRYNEKTAEESRKDEYDADEYAINLVEKSNHNVDITIITVFFRFDWAERLQRNGVSKQNTHPSAPCRIEHVMRGVLKRISNDAAEKALFESRSAMSVSQLQSYFRDVKVHCDVDDLYIPQ, encoded by the coding sequence ATGAAAACATTAAATTTTTCTTTATTTTTTATTATATTTATCCTGAATGTGATAAGCACGTCAGCTGCAATGGAACAACAAAAATCACAGGATGAACTTTTGCAAGAAACTCAAGATGCAGGGCAGAGAACATTACAGAGATTAATGAATGATTATCATAGTGAAGTATTTAACTTAGAACCTGAATTGTACCAGGACAGAGCGGTTAAAGTGGCGGCATATGCTGATTTTAACGTCCTTTCCGATGTCAAAAATAAGAAGATATTATTTCCGTTGGCATTTATTTTTGAAATAATGCTGCAGGCTAAGGCATTAATGCAGGTTTATGATGAAAAGATTGATATGACTCTGTACCAGAACTACTTGCAATATTTAGAATCAAGAACAAAGAAATCACTTGAAATGAAAAAGGAAATTCCGATAGAGGAGTTTTGGTTCTGGGCAAAATTAACACCTCCTTGCTGTAAAAATAAGGAGGATGAAGTGAACTACCGAAATACTCTTGATAAAATCATGCTAGATGCTATGGCGTTTCCGCTTGCTCACGAAATAGGGCATATCGTTCTTGGGCACCGAAGGTATAATGAGAAAACAGCGGAGGAGTCCCGTAAGGATGAATATGATGCTGATGAGTACGCCATCAACCTTGTTGAGAAATCTAATCACAACGTTGATATTACTATTATTACCGTTTTTTTCCGGTTCGACTGGGCGGAGCGTCTTCAAAGAAATGGCGTGAGCAAACAGAATACCCATCCTTCAGCACCTTGCAGGATAGAACACGTGATGAGAGGTGTACTCAAAAGAATAAGCAACGATGCCGCAGAAAAGGCGCTTTTTGAGTCAAGGAGCGCTATGTCGGTATCTCAACTACAGTCATATTTTAGGGATGTTAAAGTTCATTGCGACGTTGACGACCTCTATATTCCTCAATAA